The following coding sequences are from one Rathayibacter sp. SW19 window:
- a CDS encoding stage II sporulation protein M codes for MDVDAYTAAHRDDWDRLDALARQRSFSGVAADELIDRYQSGATQLSTLKTSAGSTVQGDRLSIALSRARQRFTGTRSNVLSQLPRFFVRQLPAALYRLRWLTLAVAVASAIIAGLYAWWALSNPSVLANFGSDAQLRQLVDHQFVDYYSENPAASFTGQVWTNNAWIAAQCIAFGILGVYVPVVVLQNAQNIGVTGAVMFAYDKGDVFFQYIAPHGMLELTSIFVAAAAGIRIFWAWIAPGARTRGQALAEDGRALFTVAIGLVMTLFVSGIIEGFVTPSSLPWPIKIGIGALALAAFLFYMLFVGGRASRAGETGDLGEFEAGARRIIAG; via the coding sequence ATGGATGTCGACGCGTACACGGCCGCACACCGTGATGATTGGGACCGGCTGGACGCCCTCGCGCGACAGCGGTCGTTTTCCGGCGTTGCGGCCGACGAGCTAATCGACCGCTACCAGTCCGGGGCGACCCAGTTGTCCACGCTGAAGACCTCTGCGGGCTCGACCGTGCAGGGCGATCGACTGTCGATCGCGCTCTCGCGCGCGCGGCAGCGCTTCACCGGCACACGCAGCAACGTACTGTCGCAATTGCCGCGGTTCTTTGTGCGCCAACTGCCCGCGGCGCTGTATCGACTGCGCTGGCTCACCCTGGCCGTGGCCGTTGCCTCGGCGATCATCGCCGGGCTCTACGCCTGGTGGGCGCTCAGCAACCCGAGCGTGCTCGCCAATTTCGGTTCGGATGCCCAACTCCGGCAACTCGTCGACCACCAGTTCGTCGACTACTACTCCGAAAATCCTGCCGCATCGTTCACCGGCCAGGTCTGGACAAACAACGCGTGGATAGCCGCGCAGTGCATCGCATTCGGCATTCTCGGCGTGTACGTGCCCGTCGTGGTGCTGCAGAACGCGCAGAACATCGGCGTCACCGGCGCCGTCATGTTCGCGTACGACAAAGGCGACGTGTTCTTTCAGTACATCGCACCCCACGGGATGCTGGAACTCACGTCGATTTTCGTAGCGGCGGCGGCGGGCATCCGCATTTTCTGGGCGTGGATAGCGCCGGGCGCCCGAACGCGCGGGCAGGCCCTTGCCGAAGATGGCCGGGCGCTGTTCACCGTGGCGATCGGGTTGGTCATGACCCTGTTCGTCTCCGGGATCATCGAAGGGTTTGTCACACCGTCATCGCTGCCGTGGCCGATCAAGATCGGGATCGGCGCGCTGGCGCTCGCGGCGTTCTTGTTCTACATGCTGTTCGTCGGCGGCCGGGCGTCACGGGCGGGCGAGACCGGCGACCTCGGAGAGTTCGAGGCCGGC